The genomic interval ACCATTTTCACCAAAAATAACGTCTTTCTGCCCTCTCCCTGGTTTCTTACCAGACACAGGAGACACTGAACGGAGCTTTAGCCTCTGAACAAAGCTTGAAGAAGACCAAAAAATCACAATATCCAACAATATTAGTGTTTTACTACAGGAAGGGtaagaaaatatgttcaaatcAAATGGAGAAAGACCAGTCCCGACAGAATTCCATTGATCCAATCCAAGAGGAGGGGGACAAAGACCTAGGCCCATGTGAAGGATCTTCACAGAAGGACGAAAACCTAGACTCATGGGAAGGATACTCACAAGAGGATGAAGACCTAGATGACTCAGCTGAAGGATCTTCACAGGAGGCCGAAGACCTAGACTCATGTGAAGGATCTTCACAGAAGGACGAAGAGCTCGACCCATGTGAGGGATCTTCACACAACGACAAAGACCTTGACTCATGGGAAGAATCTTCACAGAAGGACGAAGACCTCGACTCATGGGAAGGATACTCACAGGAGGATGAAGACCTCGACTCATATGGAGGATCTTCAAAGAAGGATGAAGACCTCGACTCATATGAAGGATCTTCAAAGAAGGATGAAGACCTCGGCCCATGGGAAGGATCTTCACAGAAGGACGAAGACCTCGACTCATGGGAAGGATATTCACAGGAGGATGAAGACCTCGACTCATATGAAGGATCTTCAAAGAAGGATGAAGACCTCGACTCATATGAAGGATATTCAAAGAAGGATGAAGACCTCGACTCATGGGAAGGATATTCACAGGAGGATGAAGACCTCGACTCATATGAAGGATCTTCAAAGAAGGATGAAGACCTCGACTCATATGAAGGATATTCAAAGAAGGATGAAGACCTCGGCCCATGGGAAGGATCTTCACAGAAGGACGAAGACCTCGGCTCATGGGAAGGATACTCACAGGAGGATGAAGACCTTGACTCATATGAAGGATCTTCAAAGAAGGATGAAGACCTCGACTCATATGAAGGATCTTCAAAGAAGGATGAAGACCTCGGCCCATGGGAAGGATCTTCACAGAAGGACAAAGACCTTGACTCATGGGAAGGATCTTCACAGGAGAACACAGACCGCGACACATGGGAAGGATCTTCACAGAGGGACGAAGACGTCGACCCATTGGAAGGACCTTCACAGAAGTACAAAGACCTCGACCCATGTAAAAAGTCTTCACAGCAGGACGAAGACCTCAACTCATGTGAACGCTCTTCACAGAAGGATGAAGACCTCAACTGATGTGACAGATCCTCACAGGAGGGTGGGCAGGATTAGTCACATGGGGAGAAACCCAATTGGacaagtaacaacaacaacaaaataaatgttgagGAGCTGATGACTGAGTGTCTCTCTGCCTGTTTTCTCAtggtgaggaggaagggaaggggagaggtagGCATTCGAGAAGGGAGGGATATGAGGTCCTATAGGGTTGGTGGGCAGACCCACAGGTGTGGCAGACATTCTGAATAAGGACTTGGTGAAGGACTGATTCCTGGAGACAAATCTTCTTCCTAAAATTTTATCCCACAGGAGACAAAGTAGAGGATTTGGTGTTTCTTGGAGCATGTACATAATTAGAAGGGCACATAAAAAGAGCTGCATTGTATGTAGGTGACCGTGACACTCTTTCCACAATGAAGACATCAAAATCAACACCTCCAGGACATATACCTCATGGTAGTGTGTTTTCTAACTCACTCAACTCTTTGAGCAACTGAACACCCTCTAAAAGACCAAGAACCTCAACCTACGGAAAGTAAAACAGCACATCACACACACTAGAATGATGGTATTTGCAGGACATGGTCCCAATAGTAAGGCACTTCTTTGATAAGAAACTCTAGGTGGAGCAGGAGCCTACCAAATGTGGGACACTGGGAGTGGCCATTGTCTACTGCAGGCAATAAACGAAAGCATAGTCTACAGAGAATTTGAACACAATCATACAAGTACAAGTTGATACTTTTATTACCACTTCCATACACCAGTATTTCCATAGAATGTCAGTGACTAAgaattgcatgttcttcacatgtaccacaaaacctaaaatgcaattaaaaaaaaaaacaaagaaaaaaggatttcttccatggaaaaaaatcctgtttctatTGGAGGGAATACAGTAGAGTGGTTTTGGCATCAAGTGTAGAGGGCTGAGGTCTGTTCCTCGGGTTAATTGCTCAAGACGCACTCCTGTTGATTTACTCATTCACTCTCCTTTATTTCCATGACCCAGTTTTATTCCTCTTGTCTACATTGGCAATCCTTGTAATGCATTGATGTGCATCCTTTTCTCTGTATGAGTGTTAACATATGTCTCATACTGTTTGCGGACATTAGTTTTCAATTTCTGTATCCATCATCAAATCTTGTTTCACTCAGCCCTGTTTTTAAGATGCATCTGTGTATGTCTAATCTGTTCTTTTTTGTAAATGAATATGTCAGGtacgtttttgtattttctaaattttaggaagatattttgatttttaatatttgtacacACCTTCTTGTCCATGTTTTACGTTATACCTTAATATTACATTTGCTTTCAAGAGACTGTGCATAGTATCAtgcatttaattttgatttccaCAAGTTCAATGTTAGTATGTAGAAGTATGATggattttttacttttactttaaagAAATGTTGTTATGACATTTGAGGTTTACAACATATTATGGAATACAGGAACTAAAATTGTTACTATGGTCAAGCAGATTAGCATATCTctcttctcagattttttttttttaattgcgatggagtttcactcttgttacacaggctggagtgcaatagagcaatctcggctcaccgcaacctctgcctcctgggttcaggcaattctcctgcctcagcctcttgagtagctgggattacaggtgtgagccaccacgcccagcctcttctctaatttttaagtgtgtgaaaatagcagcaaaaattttatttaacaaaaattcatAAGACAATTTCCTTTAGCCCCTCTGTACATTAGGTCTTTAGACTTGTTCATCCTACATATCTGCCATTTTATATccttcaacctccatctcctcatttcccctcccacctccaatGTTTCATTCTTTACCTCCGTCTATTTGAGCCCCTAAGTTATACAGTCTACATATGAGACCattgaatcattttctttttgtctggatTATTTAACTTAGTGTGATGTTCTCCAGGATCATTCATGTTGTGGCAGATGTGAAGATCTCCTCTTTAAgatcaaataatattttgttctgtataaatatatgtaacaaaACCCCCCCCTCCCCCTGTCACATTTTcaaatccattcatccactgatgggcatttaatttgtctctatatcttggctattgttaataatgctacaatgaatatGAGActgcagatatatattttttttagacagagtctcgctctgttgccaaggctggagtgcagtggtgtgatctaggctcactgcaacctctgcctcctggactcaagtgattctccagcctcagcctccagagtagctgggactacaagcatgtgccaccacacctggctaagttttgtatttttagtagagacagggtttcaacatattggtcaggctggtcttaaactcctgacctggtgatccatccacctgggcctcccaaagtgctgggattacaggtgtgaaccactgtgaccagccaagAGTGAAGA from Callithrix jacchus isolate 240 chromosome X, calJac240_pri, whole genome shotgun sequence carries:
- the LOC128930655 gene encoding uncharacterized protein LOC128930655, producing MEGPTSSTNGKKRKSPCESSNKESDETQETLNGALASEQSLKKTKKSQYPTILVFYYRKGKKICSNQMEKDQSRQNSIDPIQEEGDKDLGPCEGSSQKDENLDSWEGYSQEDEDLDDSAEGSSQEAEDLDSCEGSSQKDEELDPCEGSSHNDKDLDSWEESSQKDEDLDSWEGYSQEDEDLDSYGGSSKKDEDLDSYEGSSKKDEDLGPWEGSSQKDEDLDSWEGYSQEDEDLDSYEGSSKKDEDLDSYEGYSKKDEDLDSWEGYSQEDEDLDSYEGSSKKDEDLDSYEGYSKKDEDLGPWEGSSQKDEDLGSWEGYSQEDEDLDSYEGSSKKDEDLDSYEGSSKKDEDLGPWEGSSQKDKDLDSWEGSSQENTDRDTWEGSSQRDEDVDPLEGPSQKYKDLDPCKKSSQQDEDLNSCERSSQKDEDLN